A window of Candidatus Gracilibacteria bacterium genomic DNA:
CTGAACCCCAGTTTTGGAGAGTTTGATCATATCGTCATAGCTCCTTCAAGTTTAGAAAATGCATATTATACCGGAGGACAAGCTCTCAATCTCGCACAAAAATACCAAACAGTGGTTATAGTTCTTATTGATAAACAATTTGCTGACGGAAAAGCTACACTCGAATCAGAGCTCATTATTCCTGAAGTGGAAAGAGGAAAATTAGAACTGAATCCTGACAAAGAATTCAAACGATATAAACTCACAGATGATGGAGTATCTCCCTACACTCTTCCTGGAACTGTTGACTGAGATTTCATAGCAACAAGTTATGAACATGATGAGTATGGTGCAACAACAGAGGATTCAGCTGTGAAAGTTGCAATGACACAAAAACGAATGAAAAAACTGGAAAACTTTTTTCAAAAAGAATGAATATCATGATATGAAGTTTTTAACGCAAGTGCTAAAAAAATCATCATTACAACAAGCTATACTATTTATACGGCAAAAGAATTTGTAAAAAATAATCCAGAATTTGGTCTGATTATAATACACTTCTTAAAACCACTCGACGCAAGACTTCTGGATGAAATAAAAGATAAGCAGGAAGTAATATTTGTAGAATGAAATTATGGAGGCCAACTCGAAAACTATATTTCCAAAGAATTTGGACTCAAATTCATACCAACTCTTAAAATAAGGAATCTGAGAAAATACAACCTCTATCCATTTTATTATGAAGATTTTGAAACACTAAAAAAATAAATTATGCGTAGCTGATTAACAAACATACAGTGGTGTCCAGGATGTGGAGATTTCCTGATTATTATGGCACTCAAAAATGCATTTAAAGAGCTAGAAATTGCTTCTCATAATAGAGTCGTAGTTTCAGGAGTGTGATGTTCAGGAAAAGCGAGTCAGTATGTTGACTGATATGCTGCTGAAACCCTCCACGGAAGAGCTGTTCCATTTGCTACCTGAGTAAAACTCACAAATAATAATCTTACGGTCGTAATTATGGGAGGAGACGGTGATGGGTATGGAATTGGGATGGGGCATTTTATCCACGCATGTCGAAGAAATGTAGATATGGTGTATATAGTCTTTGATAATGAGAACTACGCCCTTACAACAGGTCAAGCGAGTCCAACAACTCCACTATGAGCTAAAACAAAAACTACTCCAGACTGAAATACTACTGCTCCAATAGATGCACTCAAGCTTGCAACAGATGCTGGCTGTGGTTTTGCTAAGATGTGACACTCAAAAGATTTCAAGTGACTCAAAGAGCTTATTAAAGAAGCGATTGAATATCCGGGATTTGCACTTATAAACGTTATACAAGATTGTCCGAGTTTTAAAAGATGGGGAGATTAGTATAATTTCTAGCAGATTCTAAATTTGAAAAAGTATATTTTTATATATACTTTTTTATATTATATTTGATTACTATACTCTATGAAATGAGATACTTTAGAAGCTCCTAAAATGCAATTTAGGATAGTCTATCCAGATATCAAGGAATCAAAAGAGCTCTACCAAGCACTTGAAACACTTCTAGGTGAAAACATAAATGGTTCTCAGCACCTCCCAGTTATATGCTGAAAAAGAGAGGAACTGTTTTATTATAGAGATTTAATTTCAATGTGATTACAGTTTATTGAAGTGCCTGATAATGAAAATAACCTTGTAATTGCTGCCCGAGAACTGAAAAAATGAAGTGTTCATTCGGTTTTGGCTGGTAATATATCTGAGACCTGAGATGTTATTAGTGTGTGACTTCACGAAATTGGAATGCTCGAATGAGTAAAACGAGCTTCTTCATATTTTTTGATGGAGAGTCCACAATATGGAAAATATATTTTTGCTGACTCTGGGTGCCAGCCAAATCCAAATGTAGAGCAACTGATAGAAATTGTGTGACTTACGGTTCAAAATGCTAAAGTGCATGGATTTGAACCCAAAGTAGCACTCTTGGATGGTGGGTATGATTCAGATAAAATCCAAGCAGTTTCAGATTATTTTGAAAATAATCCCATAGCGTGAGTAGAAATACTTTGAAATATGTCATTAAAAGATGCTCGAAAAAGTGAGTGTAATACATTTATATTTGGAAATCTCAATCAAGGAAATATTGCTTACAAAGTCGCAGAGAGAATGAAAGATTTTAAACCTGATTTTTCAAGTGAAACTGAGAAATCAGCACTTTTGCATCTACAGTCTGATGAAAATCAAAATTGTATATTTTGATATGACATACTCTCATCAAGTCCAACCAGTGAAGATCTTCAAATATCAGCACTTGAAGCAATCAAATACGCAAGAACTAAGTGATACGACTTACAAGTAGCTTTTTTGAGTTTTTCAACTAAGTGAAGTTGAAAAAATGAAGAAAGTATATTAGCAGCGAGGCAAGCAGCTCACGATTTCCCAGAAACGCTTCATAAAATGTGAATTACTGATGTTACGGTTATTCCTGTAGAAGTACAGTTTGATACTGCATTTCTTCCTGAAAAAGCAAAGAAAAAATGAATGGATGTTGAAAAACCTTCAACCATTTATATCTTACCAGATAGACATATTTGAGCTATGATATGAGATATAGCGACAAATTTAGGATGATCTACAGCAAATGGACCAAGACTCCAATGATTTCAACGCTCTTATAATGATTTTAGTAGAGGAGCTTCGTGGTCAGATATTGTTAATTGACACAAGACAACGGAAAAAGAACTTGAAAAATCTTAGTATTTTTATTTTTTAATTATTACTTTTATGTCAGAACTTGTCGTATTTTCAAATCTTCCAACCATAATATTCTATTTTGTACTCAGTTTTGTACTCTGAGCATTTGTCGGAATTCAAAAAGATGTGCTTTCTGATAAAAAATCATGATTTCTGACTTCTAAAAAAGAAGTTCTCAATAATTTTTCTTGAATCAGATCTTTCTGACTTATAGCACTTTTTGGTGCTCTCACGCAATATCTCGATCAAATATTCACTACATATCTCATAGTAACGGTATTTTGATTTGTTCTGATGAGTGTATTTATAGTCATTGATTATATTTTTAATGTGTATAAAAGAGAAAATCACTCTCCAGCCAGTGAAATCTCTGCTATACTAGTATATTTCTTATGAGTACTCGTATTTCTGTGAGCGAAAGAAGTAGCTATAATATTAGCAATTGCTCTTTCAATCATTATTTCTTCAAGAGACATAATTCACTGATATGTACTTAAAATATCGAGAGAAGAAATAAATACGACCCTGAAGTTTGCAGCCATTGCATTTGTGATATTACCACTGCTTCCTGATGTTAAATATTCATTTCTCACATTTTTTGAATCACTATGATTTGCGTGAGCCAATGCTATAACGCATCCTATATGGACCACAGCATTTTTTAATCCATATTCTCTCTGGCTCTTTGTCGTAGTGATGTCTGGTATTTCATATATCTGATATTTTCTTACTAAAATATTTTGAAGTACTTCGGGGATACTCCTCTCAAGCCTCATGTGAGGTCTCGTATCATCTACAGCTGTCACAGCATCAATGAGTGAGGAAAGTAAGAAATATCCAAAAAATAGTTCACTCTATACCACTGGGACACTGCTTGCTTCTGCTGTAATGTTTCTTCGAGTTATAGCTATCGTAGCATTTGTCTATGCAAGTTTACTCTCATTTATATTTATACCTGCACTCGTGATGTTTGTGATATTTATGCTTTGTACTGGATATTTTTACTATACCTCTAAAAAAGAATCATCAGATAAACTGAGCATTGAGGAAAAAGTACAAAGTCCATTTAGTATCACTCCGGCTCTCAAATTTGCATGATTTATTTTGCTCATTAAGTTTATAGCAGCTATTGGGATAATTTATAAAGATATATGGGGAGAAGGACTCTTTTATTATACACTTGGAATTGTGTCAGGTCTTGCTGACGTTGATGCTATAACCCAAACTATGGCATCTGACGCGAGTAGTGGCTGACTTGGAATAGTGGTTGCAGGGACGACGATTCTGATTGCTGTGATGTCTAATAACTTAGTAAAATGAACACTTGCCTATAGATTTTGAGAATCACAATTTTGAAAAAAAGTACTTTTTACTTTCGTTGCTTCCGCACTGTGAGGGATAGTTACACTTTTTATAATATAGGCTATGATTACTCGTTGTACTTGGGTAAATCTGGAGAATCCACTGTATATTACATATCATGACAATGAGTGGGGAAGACCTGTATACGATGACAAAATATTGTTTGAATTTTTAGTCTTAGAAGGAGCTCAGGCTGGACTCAGTTGGGAGACAGTCTTAAATAAAAGGGAAAATTACAGATCAGCTTTTGATGAATTTGATGTTCAAAAAATTTCTGAATACTGAGAGGAAAAAATACAAGAACTCTTAAATAATAAGTGAATTATAAGAAATAAACTCAAAATAAACTCTGCTATTAGAAATGCTAAAGTATTCTTAGAAATACAAAAAGAGTTTTGAAGCTTTAGTCAGTATCTTTGGAAGTATGTTTGAAAGAAACAAATAGTAAATAATCCTCAAAATCTCTGAGAAGTTCCAGCTCAAACAACACTATCTCAAAAAATCTCAAAAAATCTCAAAAAAAGAGGTATGAATTTCATATGACCAACTATCATATATGCTTATATGCAAGCAGTCTGAATTGTCAGTGACCACACTAGCGATTGTTATTTAAAAATAAAATGAGATAAATGAGATTAATACAATTCTCATACAAAGATAAACTAATCTGTTTGGAATTTATTATTAATTATTTCTCTATGAAATTTGTTTCTATTCTGTTTTTATTGTGAATCACTTGAGTATTAGCGTCTTGTTCACAAGAAGTTACTCCCACTCCAGATATTTCTGTCGCTCCAGATACAAATACTTGAGAAATAGTTGAGACTGAAAGCTTAGATTCTAATACTGATAATATGTCTTCAAATTATACTGAGTCTAACAATGTCTATACATTTACAACTGAAAATGGAGAAAGTGTGGAAGTGAATCCAATTAGTCATGCAACGATGATCTTAAACTGGTCTGATACTACTATGTATATTGATCCAGCTGAAGCAATAGAATCCTATGCAGGATATAATTCTCCTGATATAGTTCTTGTGACTCATGAGCATGGAGATCACTTTAATCTTGAGGTATTAGAACAAATTGTATGAGAAGATACAGAGTTATATGTAAACGACGCAGTTTTTCAAAAACTCTCTGAAGATTTACAAGCTAAAGCAATCGTAATGGCAAATGGTGACTTAGAAAATATTGCTTGATTTGAAATTATGGCTGTTCCAGCATATAATATTCGAGAAGAAGCACTCAATTATCATCCTCAATGAAGAGATAATGGCTATGTAATAGATTCAGACGGATTTAGAGTGTATATTTCTGGTGATACTGAAGATACACCAGAAATGAGAGCATTAACAGATATTGATGTGGCATTTGTATCAATGAATCTTCCTTATACTATGCCTATTGATAGTGCAATTTCTTGAGTTATTGCATTTGCTCCTAAAACGATTTTTCCATATCATTTCCGTGGTGAAGAGTGAATGAGTGATGTAGAAAAATTTAAAACAGAAGTTACATCTTCATCCAAAGTTATAGATGTTGTACTGGCTAGATGGTATTAATAAAAAAATCTAGTTATAAAAAGTCCAAAATAATTGGACTTTTTAAGTTCTAAAGAGTATAACTGGTGCAGAAAATATTACATAATGATGATTAAATTGGAAAACGTACTAGAAATTAAAAACCTCAAAAAATCATACTGAAATCTTGAGGTATTAAAATGAGTAGATCTAGAAGTGAAGCAAGGTGATTTTTTTGCCCTCCTTGGTCATAATGGAGCTGGGAAATCTACTACTATTGGAATCATGACAAGTCTTGTAAACAAAGACAGTGGAATGGTGAAAATTGCTGGGATAGATATTGATAAAGACTTTCCAGAGGCAAGAAAACAAATAGGGGTTGTCCCTCAAGAGTTTAACTTTGATGTCTTTGCAAAAGTATATGATATATGTATGTTTCAGGCTTGATATTATGGAATTGAACCTAAACTTGCAGCACAGCGAGTCGAATACTACCTTAAAAAATTAGAGCTTTGGGATAAAAAGGATTCAAAAGCAAAAGAACTCTCAGGAGGAATGAAACGAAGACTTATGATAGCAAGAGCACTCGTTCATAATCCAAAAATATTAGTGCTCGATGAGCCAACTGCAGGAGTTGATGTTGAGCTTCGAAAAACAATGTGGGATTTTATAGGTGAGCTCAATGATGCTGGAACTACTATTATTTTAACGACTCATTATCTAGAAGAGGTAGAACAACTGTGTAATAATGTGGCTATATTATCAGGAGGTCTTATAGTAAAAAACTCTTCAGTGAAAGCACTGCTTAAAACACTGAATCAAGAAATATTTGTTTTAGATCTCAAAGATTCACTCAAAGAAATTCCTCAAAGATTTGAACAATACAGTCCAAAACTTGTAGATGACCATACACTTGAAGTAACTGTTCTTGCAGACGAGAGTCTCAATCATATATTTGCAGTGTTAACTGAAAAAAATGTTGAAGTCCTCTCTATGAGAAATAAATCAAACAGAATGGAGCAACTATTTCTAAGCCTTGCACCGAAAACATAATATTAATTTAAACTACCATCATGACAGATCTTATTACTCTTACAAAAAAAGAGGTAGCCCGTTTCCTTCGAGTTTGGAAACAAACTCTGGTTCCACCAGTTATCACAATAGTTTTATACCTCTGAATATTTTGAAAATTTATTGGAGATAGAATTTCAGTAGTAGAAGGAGTTAGTTATATAGATTTTATATTTCCAGGGCTTCTCATGATGTCAGTCATTATGGCTGCCTATCAAAATACCTCAAGTAGTTTTTTTGGAGCCAAGTTTCAAAAATCTATAGAAGAATTATTTGTTTCTCCAATGGCCTATTGGAAAATACTACTTTGATTCTGTGCTTGAGCAATGCTTCGAGCCGTTATGGTTGCAGGACTTGTTTTTATTGCTGCAGCATTCATGACAGATATTTCAATTGCTCATATATGACTCGCAATTGTATTTATTTTACTCTCTGCTCTTTTATTTGCTCTGCTTGGACTCTTTAATGGACTGTACGCTAAGAGTTTTGACGATATAGCGCTTATTCCTACATTTCTTATTACTCC
This region includes:
- a CDS encoding MBL fold metallo-hydrolase — encoded protein: MKFVSILFLLGITGVLASCSQEVTPTPDISVAPDTNTGEIVETESLDSNTDNMSSNYTESNNVYTFTTENGESVEVNPISHATMILNWSDTTMYIDPAEAIESYAGYNSPDIVLVTHEHGDHFNLEVLEQIVGEDTELYVNDAVFQKLSEDLQAKAIVMANGDLENIAGFEIMAVPAYNIREEALNYHPQGRDNGYVIDSDGFRVYISGDTEDTPEMRALTDIDVAFVSMNLPYTMPIDSAISGVIAFAPKTIFPYHFRGEEGMSDVEKFKTEVTSSSKVIDVVLARWY
- a CDS encoding DUF4010 domain-containing protein, with protein sequence MSELVVFSNLPTIIFYFVLSFVLGAFVGIQKDVLSDKKSGFLTSKKEVLNNFSGIRSFGLIALFGALTQYLDQIFTTYLIVTVFGFVLMSVFIVIDYIFNVYKRENHSPASEISAILVYFLGVLVFLGAKEVAIILAIALSIIISSRDIIHGYVLKISREEINTTLKFAAIAFVILPLLPDVKYSFLTFFESLGFAGANAITHPIWTTAFFNPYSLWLFVVVMSGISYIGYFLTKIFGSTSGILLSSLMGGLVSSTAVTASMSEESKKYPKNSSLYTTGTLLASAVMFLRVIAIVAFVYASLLSFIFIPALVMFVIFMLCTGYFYYTSKKESSDKLSIEEKVQSPFSITPALKFAGFILLIKFIAAIGIIYKDIWGEGLFYYTLGIVSGLADVDAITQTMASDASSGGLGIVVAGTTILIAVMSNNLVKGTLAYRFGESQFGKKVLFTFVASALGGIVTLFII
- a CDS encoding DNA-3-methyladenine glycosylase I, producing MITRCTWVNLENPLYITYHDNEWGRPVYDDKILFEFLVLEGAQAGLSWETVLNKRENYRSAFDEFDVQKISEYGEEKIQELLNNKGIIRNKLKINSAIRNAKVFLEIQKEFGSFSQYLWKYVGKKQIVNNPQNLGEVPAQTTLSQKISKNLKKRGMNFIGPTIIYAYMQAVGIVSDHTSDCYLKIKGDKGD
- a CDS encoding ABC transporter ATP-binding protein, with product MIKLENVLEIKNLKKSYGNLEVLKGVDLEVKQGDFFALLGHNGAGKSTTIGIMTSLVNKDSGMVKIAGIDIDKDFPEARKQIGVVPQEFNFDVFAKVYDICMFQAGYYGIEPKLAAQRVEYYLKKLELWDKKDSKAKELSGGMKRRLMIARALVHNPKILVLDEPTAGVDVELRKTMWDFIGELNDAGTTIILTTHYLEEVEQLCNNVAILSGGLIVKNSSVKALLKTLNQEIFVLDLKDSLKEIPQRFEQYSPKLVDDHTLEVTVLADESLNHIFAVLTEKNVEVLSMRNKSNRMEQLFLSLAPKT
- a CDS encoding ABC transporter permease, whose product is MTDLITLTKKEVARFLRVWKQTLVPPVITIVLYLGIFGKFIGDRISVVEGVSYIDFIFPGLLMMSVIMAAYQNTSSSFFGAKFQKSIEELFVSPMAYWKILLGFCAGAMLRAVMVAGLVFIAAAFMTDISIAHIGLAIVFILLSALLFALLGLFNGLYAKSFDDIALIPTFLITPLIYLGGVFYPISILPPFWQFVSQFNPILYMIGGLRYAFIGESEINIFLSFGILFSLITVLIIIILYLLKRGYGIRT